A stretch of the Aegilops tauschii subsp. strangulata cultivar AL8/78 chromosome 4, Aet v6.0, whole genome shotgun sequence genome encodes the following:
- the LOC109753471 gene encoding protein TIFY 11b → MAAVESKSRRFALACGVLSQYVKAEQKMSSAVAVAPRAPPATTLSLMPGADVDQAAAAADEAGPATATPLTIFYGGRVVVFEDFPADKAAEVMRMAATAGVERAAVTPAPAQAALADLPIMRKASLQRFFEKRKDRLGARAPYARPAAPAANKESEDKSASASSWLGLANTDGAFAL, encoded by the coding sequence ATGGCAGCGGTGGAGAGCAAGAGCCGGAGGTTCGCGCTGGCGTGCGGCGTCCTCAGCCAGTACGTCAAGGCGGAGCAGAAGATGTcctccgccgtcgccgtcgccccgcgcgcGCCCCCGGCCACCACGCTCAGCCTCATGCCCGGCGCCGACGTCGACCAAGCCGCCGCGGCCGCTGATGAGGCGGGGCCTGCCACGGCCACGCCCCTGACCATCTTCTACGGCGGCAGGGTGGTCGTCTTCGAGGACTTCCCCGCGGACAAGGCGGCCGAGGTGATGCGCATGGCCGCCACCGCCGGCGTCGAGCGCGCGGCCGTCACCCCGGCCCCGGCCCAAGCGGCGCTCGCGGACCTGCCCATCATGCGCAAGGCGTCGCTGCAGAGGTTCTTCGAGAAGCGCAAGGACCGCCTCGGCGCGCGCGCGCCCTACGCCCGCCccgccgcgccggcggccaacaAGGAGTCGGAGGACAAGTCGGCGTCGGCCTCCTCGTGGCTCGGGCTGGCCAACACCGACGGCGCCTTCGCCCTGTGA